In Nicotiana tabacum cultivar K326 chromosome 19, ASM71507v2, whole genome shotgun sequence, one DNA window encodes the following:
- the LOC107830954 gene encoding type III polyketide synthase A-like encodes MSQNGKNINGASKYFFQPSTRLPTPGKATILAMGKAFPAQLVPQDCLVEGYIRDTNCQDLAIKEKLERLCKTTTVKTRYTVMSKEILDKYPELATEGTPTIRQRLEIANPAVVEMAKQASQACIKEWGRSAEEITHIVYVSSSEIRLPGGDLYLATELGLRNDIGRVMLYFLGCYGGVTGLRVAKDIAENNPGSRVLLTTSETTILGFRPPNNARPYDLVGAALFGDGAAAVIIGTEPIVGKESPFMELNFATQQFLPGTNNVIDGRLTEEGINFKLGRDLPEKIQDNIEEFCKKLMAKADLKETKYNDLFWAVHPGGPAILNRLENTLKLQSEKLDCSRRALMDFGNVSSNTIFYVMEYMREELKNKKDEGEEWGLALAFGPGITFEGILLRSL; translated from the exons ATGTCACAGAACGGCAAGAACATTAATGGTGCATCCAAGTACTTTTTCCAACCATCGACGCGGCTTCCTACTCCAGGAAAAGCCACCATTCTTGCCATGGGCAAAGCCTTCCCTGCACAACTTGTCCCTCAGGATTGCTTGGTTGAAGGCTACATTCGCGATACCAACTGTCAAGATTTGGCTATTAAGGAGAAGTTGGAGCGCCTTT GTAAAACTACTACTGTGAAGACCAGATATACAGTGATGTCAAAGGAAATCTTGGACAAGTATCCAGAACTAGCAACTGAAGGCACACCAACAATCAGACAAAGGCTAGAAATTGCAAATCCAGCAGTTGTGGAAATGGCAAAACAAGCAAGCCAAGCTTGCATTAAGGAATGGGGAAGATCAGCAGAGGAAATCACACACATTGTGTATGTTTCCTCAAGTGAAATACGTTTACCAGGAGGTGATCTTTACCTTGCAACTGAGCTTGGATTGAGGAATGACATTGGACGCGTAATGCTGTATTTCTTGGGCTGCTATGGTGGTGTCACAGGCCTTAGAGTTGCTAAAGATATAGCTGAAAACAATCCAGGGAGCAGAGTTCTATTGACAACTTCTGAGACCACAATTCTTGGTTTTAGGCCACCTAATAATGCCAGGCCATATGATCTTGTTGGTGCTGCACTTTTCGGAGATGGAGCTGCTGCTGTTATTATTGGAACTGAACCAATTGTAGGAAAAGAATCTCCTTTCATGGAATTGAATTTTGCAACTCAGCAATTCTTGCCAGGGACAAATAATGTTATCGATGGGCGACTTACTGAAGAAGGGATAAACTTCAAATTAGGAAGGGACCTGCCTGAGAAAATACAGGACAACATTGAGGAATTTTGCAAGAAACTTATGGCTAAGGCTGATTTGAAGGAAACTAAATACAATGACTTGTTCTGGGCTGTTCATCCGGGCGGACCGGCTATACTTAACAGATTGGAGAACACACTGAAGTTGCAAAGTGAGAAACTGGATTGTAGCAGAAGGGCATTGATGGATTTTGGAAATGTGAGTAGCAATACTATTTTCTATGTGATGGAGTATATGAGGGAAGAGttgaagaataagaaagatgaaGGTGAAGAATGGGGACTTGCTTTAGCATTTGGTCCTGGAATCACTTTTGAAGGCATTCTCCTTAGGAGTCTCTAA
- the LOC142173749 gene encoding uncharacterized protein LOC142173749, with amino-acid sequence MVTSWILNSLSKEIADSVEYANDAVELWKELEDRYEQTNGARLYQIQMEINDLYQGTLDITAYYTKLKKLWEELTTLNKRTQCSCDCNCGAKKSMYIAEQDRRLIQFLMGLNEVYTVVRDIILMMNPLPSLAQTFSLLVQDEKQREIRPTNQLSIESTSLYVSASGQGSFKTNFPANNNYNRNPRARLICDFCKKSGHSKESCYKLHGYPQNGQNSGQNFTPRYFPNGQNHGQNSRYNKGKRVVASVQLASNEALITKENENITQDDGRNFHVGNGDAGRSLGSSNSSNVNAVNFAPSVKRPLQIGRVRDGLYLLCSKCLRKNNSFTAVSDHCCDNLSLSTVNTSSLNVDISYSVSNSCVYKDNNVNLLWHNRLGHVPFVKMKDWGSYHEHTHDKYRYFITIVDDYSRTTWTMLLACKSNALQAIKAFISLVENQFKTNIKSIRSDNGLEFNNLEATVFFQSKGIVHQRTCPYTPQQNEVAERKHRYLLETARALLFQSKLPLKY; translated from the exons ATGGTGACGTCTTGGATTCTGAATTCACTTTCTAAGGAAATTGCAGACAGTGTAGAATATGCGAATGATGCTGTTGAGCTTTGGAAGGAATTGGAGGATCGTTATGAACAAACCAATGGAGCTAGACTGTATCAAATTCAGATGGAAATCAACGACCTTTATCAAGGAACTCTTGATATTACTGCCTATTATACTAAGTTGAAGAAACTCTGGGAGGAACTCACTACTCTGAACAAGAGGACTCAATGTAGTTGTGACTGTAATTGTGGTGCAAAGAAGAGTATGTACATAGCTGAGCAAGATAGGAGACTGATACAATTTCTTATGGGATTGAACGAGGTTTACACTGTAGTTCGAGACATCATACTTATGATGAACCCATTGCCAAGCCTAGCACAAACATTTTCACTCCTAGTTCAAGATGAGAAACAAAGAGAGATTAGGCCAACCAATCAATTGTCCATTGAGTCAACCTCACTGTATGTGAGTGCATCAGGACAAGGTTCATTCAAGACAAATTTCCCGGCAAATAACAATTACAATCGCAATCCTAGAGCTCGACTCATATGTGATTTCTGCAAGAAGTCAGGGCATAGTAAGGAAAGTTGTTACAAGCTACATGGTTACCCACAGAATGGTCAGAATTCTGGCCAAAACTTCACTCCCAGGTATTTCCCAAATGGCCAAAACCATGGCCAAAACTCTAGATACAATAAAGGCAAAAGAGTAGTTGCAAGTGTACAATTAGCCTCAAATGAAGCTTTGATCACTAAGGAAAATGAAAACATAACCCAAGATGATGGAAGGAAT TTTCATGTGGGAAATGGAGATGCTGGGAGATCCCTAGGAAGTTCAAATTCCTCTAATGTCAATGCTGTCAACTTT GCCCCTTCAGTGAAGAGGCCTCTGCAGATTGGTAGAGTAAGAGATGGCTTGTACCTGCTTTGCTCCAAGTGCTTGAGAAAAAACAACTCTTTCACTGCAGTTTCTGATCACTGTTGTGAT AACCTTTCCCTTTCAACTGTTAATACTTCATCTTTGAATGTTGATATTTCCTATTCTGTTTCTAATTCTTGTGTCTATAAGGACAACAATGTGAACCTCTTATGGCACAATAGGCTCGGACATGTGCCATTTGTAAAGATGAAAG ACTGGGGATCTTATCATGAACATACACATGACAAATATAGATACTTCATCACTATAGTAGATGACTATAGCAGAACTACTTGGACTATGTTACTGGCATGCAAAAGCAATGCACTACAGGCAATCAAGGCCTTCATCTCCTTAGTTGAAAACCAGTTCAAAACCAATATCAAGTCCATCAGATCTGACAATGGATTGGAATTTAACAATCTTGAAGCCACTGTTTTCTTTCAGTCAAAAGGAATTGTCCACCAAAGAACTTGTCCCtacacaccacaacaaaatgaaGTGGCGGAGAGGAAACACAGATACCTTCTTGAAACAGCCAGGGCCCTACTTTTTCAGTCTAAACTACCCTTGAAGTATTGA